ATTTTTAGCTGTGTCAACGTAGACTGATTTGTTATTTCCATGTGTTTTAGTAAATTGTATCTCTACCATTTCATCACTTATATCTGGTGCTCCAATATTAATAGCAGATGTCTTAGCAACATCCATATATAGTGATTTATTATTTCCGTTAGAATTCGCAAATTGTATCTCTACTTCCTCATCACTCATTTGAGGATTTTGAGATTTAATCTGTCCTTTTACCATTTGCGTAGCTTTTTCTCCTACTTGTTGGGCAAAAGTATTGGTTTCAGCTATCGGATTAACTCCTGATGCTAGCATAGAATCGGCAGTGGACTTTGTGAGTTCACCAAATTGCTTCCTTTTAGTAGCAACAGTATTATTCCAGGCCTGATCTTTATCATTCTCGTATTCTGAGCGCTCATTATCAGACATATTATCTCTTAATGGATTTTTCTCACTATAAGCATTCATGAAAGCCGCTTTGTTATTATTTGCCCAAGCCTGTGTCAAATCTTCTGCTGTTTTACCAGCAAGTTGTGTTGCTGCTTCATTTCCAGCATTTTTAGCTGTGTCAACGTAGAGTGATTTATTATTGCCATTAGTTTTCGCAAATTGTATCTCTACTTCTTCATCACTCATTTGAGGATTTTGAGATTTAATCTGTCCTTTTACCATTTGCGTAGCTTTTTCTCCTACTTGTTGGGCAAAAGTATTGGTTTCAGCTATCGGATTAACTCCTGATGCTAGCATAGAATCGGCAGTGGACTTTGTGAGTTCACCAAATTGCTTCCTTTTAGTAGCAACAGTATTATTCCAGGCCTGATCTTTATCATTCTCGTATTCTGAGCGCTCATTATCAGACATATTATCTCTTAATGGATTTTTCTCACTATAAGCATTCATGAAAGCCACTTTGTTATTATTTGCCCAAGCCTGTGTCAAATCTTCTGCTGTTTTACCAGCAAGTTGTGTTGCTTGTGATTTACCAATTTGACCTTTTATATCACCTTTAATAATTTCAGTAGCCTGTTCTCCAACTTTTTCAGCAAAAGCATCTTTATCAATAAACGGATTTAAACGACCTTCCATCATTGATGAAGCAGTTGATCTTGTTAGATCTCCGAATGTTTTACTTTGATCAGATAATTTGTCATTCCATGCCTCTGCTTTTTTATTGTTATAATCAAGTCTTTCATTATCTGTCATATTTTCTTTTGGTGGATGTTGTTTCTCATAATTACTCATAAAATCAGCTTGATTATGCTTAGCCCATTCTTGGGTTAAATCGTCTGCCGTTTGTGAAGCTAATTGATTAGCATTAGCGAACTTTCCACTTGCGTCTTTTAGTTTTTCTAATTTTCCACCTGCTGCTTCTCTAAACCCTTGTCTCATCTCATCTTTCTTGTTATGCCACATATCTTTAATATCTTGGTCTGTTGCATCTGGGAATCGAGACTTTAGATCTTCAATAACACTCTTTTCATTTCCTTTCGCCCATGCAGTAGTGTCGTCTTCTGCAATAGCATTTTTCAAACTTTCATCAGTATCTGCATCTAAACCTAATTTATCTACTGAAGCACTTGCACCTTTATAACCTTTCTTCAAACGATCTCCTACAGCTTGTAAACCTGCTACACCTAAGCGTCCCGTAGCTCCACCTAACTTGTCACCAATTTCACCACCGATTGTAGCTAAACCTATTGCACCCATTGGGCCCATTGTAGAACCGGCAATACTACCAGCCATTCCTGTAAATGCTTTACCCATTTTGGAAGTGATTTGTCCAGCTTTTAACATTTTTTCCGCAACCGAGGTAGAAGCAGTATCAGTTCCAGCATTCGCTCCTAATGTATTCTTGTTATCTTCTACCTCACCATTTCCACGACCTAATTTACCTTTGGTTCCTTCATATGCATTTTTTAAGGCTCCAGAAATAGATTGATCCTTAAGAGCACCTTTTGCAGCACCGTAAACTCCCGCAAGACCCGCCATTCCGAACATAGCGCCAGCTTTCGCAAATCTACCATTCATATCTCCACCTAATCCGATTAATGATCGGAGACCTTCAGAAACGGGTATGAAGATTATGTATAGAATGACACTTTCAATTAATCCTTCTTGAGAGATTGCCATACTTGCTACTAGCCAAAACACAAAGGCATGTACCGCTTGGACAAATACTGTTCCTGTAAGCTCTTTAAGCCAAGCCCCTGTCAATGCTTTTGTTTTGGGATTAAGAAACAAAGCTAGAGCTAATGGCCCAAGAATCATCAACATGAGTAAAGTCAATTTTCTCATCATATAGTAAAAGTTTGCCCATATTGCCAGACCTAATAAAGCTAGGTTAATAATAATTCTCCCTACAATCTCACTAAAGTCATCATCTAGATCTTTTTGAAAACTATCTAAATTTGCATCATAAGAAGAACTAAATATATCCACTACAATTCCATTGAATTGAAAAATGATACTGTAAAGCGTACCTAAATTCGCAAGAACTAAACCAACAATCGCAGCATCTTTTATGAATTCTATAAAGTAAGTTCTATTAGCGGGATTAAATGAAGTTCCCGATATTCTCATACCCGCTAGAACGATTGAAATTAACACAATAAATGCTGCAAGGAACATGGTTACTTGCATACCTGGAATATAAATATTATTAGCGTCTGAAGCAGTGAAAGTATGAAAAAGAAGGTCTCCACCTTCTCCATCTTTTCCGAAAACTAAATCTTTTAATGATTTTAGTGATGTAAATGGGGCAACCAGTGTTTCATATATCCAACTAAAAATGCCTCCAAAAATGTCTAATATCTTATCTGCTATAAATGTCATTTTTTTATCACCTACTCACTTCTTTTCATTCGTTTACGTTTTAACATTTCTTCTAAAACTGCTGTATTACTCTCAACAAATGTTAATTCTTCTTCACTCGGATC
This genomic interval from Metabacillus schmidteae contains the following:
- a CDS encoding type IV secretion system protein, producing MTFIADKILDIFGGIFSWIYETLVAPFTSLKSLKDLVFGKDGEGGDLLFHTFTASDANNIYIPGMQVTMFLAAFIVLISIVLAGMRISGTSFNPANRTYFIEFIKDAAIVGLVLANLGTLYSIIFQFNGIVVDIFSSSYDANLDSFQKDLDDDFSEIVGRIIINLALLGLAIWANFYYMMRKLTLLMLMILGPLALALFLNPKTKALTGAWLKELTGTVFVQAVHAFVFWLVASMAISQEGLIESVILYIIFIPVSEGLRSLIGLGGDMNGRFAKAGAMFGMAGLAGVYGAAKGALKDQSISGALKNAYEGTKGKLGRGNGEVEDNKNTLGANAGTDTASTSVAEKMLKAGQITSKMGKAFTGMAGSIAGSTMGPMGAIGLATIGGEIGDKLGGATGRLGVAGLQAVGDRLKKGYKGASASVDKLGLDADTDESLKNAIAEDDTTAWAKGNEKSVIEDLKSRFPDATDQDIKDMWHNKKDEMRQGFREAAGGKLEKLKDASGKFANANQLASQTADDLTQEWAKHNQADFMSNYEKQHPPKENMTDNERLDYNNKKAEAWNDKLSDQSKTFGDLTRSTASSMMEGRLNPFIDKDAFAEKVGEQATEIIKGDIKGQIGKSQATQLAGKTAEDLTQAWANNNKVAFMNAYSEKNPLRDNMSDNERSEYENDKDQAWNNTVATKRKQFGELTKSTADSMLASGVNPIAETNTFAQQVGEKATQMVKGQIKSQNPQMSDEEVEIQFAKTNGNNKSLYVDTAKNAGNEAATQLAGKTAEDLTQAWANNNKAAFMNAYSEKNPLRDNMSDNERSEYENDKDQAWNNTVATKRKQFGELTKSTADSMLASGVNPIAETNTFAQQVGEKATQMVKGQIKSQNPQMSDEEVEIQFANSNGNNKSLYMDVAKTSAINIGAPDISDEMVEIQFTKTHGNNKSVYVDTAKNAGNEAESLQLMNGKKVNRDFVTSQLAGMRTDTDSKNAFFSSKKAEGMSDDQIHIQWKQERGNQYQENLSIANEAVPKTISPTASLGTHAKVPFKAISGFAMGASGAQTLLNFSKEVGQGIGAGYQQVVTSNESSMNPVFKQLEGVGGATVGGFKAIKSMVTENPVLKQSSLNNAMGYTGGVVAGVTGYQVGSKLSSRFNPYNNAVNNTISEPTEVMQMAQTVVGENGAERLAQGAVRMVTTADQSFIEVRTKTGQTRTVSRTGRGDSSMKNGEVVYQDLQVENGAFVIQKPKGVDTSTYKVDSAGGKIPVVSNVNVNPNKLLANRNTTKNTYVPKNVQAYNQQVDSGQFYMNDLKQSGMENVQLIIERDRSYMQASTPTGEKVRVSAYQKGDARIPEGKTVTKNCVIKGQKITADSIVEEEYQDFTTSIDPEEYIQPRPNKRFDTRKQQEVLRKRQSLAGWNG